AAGTTGTTTTGGTGACTTGAACCCTAGCCACGTAGCTTGCCAAAGAGCAACCTACACCATGATTTCCTTGCCCACTGAATTCAAGTTTTTGCAGGGTTTAGGCCAGAGCAGATGATAGCTTGTGGAACCCTGTGTCCGAGTGGACGAGGATGATATGCTTCGTCAGTGGTGACCTATGCAACAGTTTGGGAGAGACCTATGGACCTCCAACTGGGATTCATGATGATGCTATATTAGTCTTGGATTGGCTAGGACTTGGAGAGCCATGGTCTTTAAGTCTCGTACTGAGCTCCTCTCCTTGAGGCACCTTTTCAAGGTTCACCCTAGGCCTAAAACTGTGCTGGCCTTAGCTCAGAGTGAACAATACTTTGCTGGTCTCTAGGCTTGGATTAGTGATGGAAATTTGCATCATTAGCGAGAAACATTGATGTTGCTAGGTGAGTTATTGTCGTATCAGTTCGGTGCCGACTAGATTATTAGAGTGaatgttaaattattttttttttcctagaaTGTGTGATTTTGTTACTTTTGTGTGTCTTGTGTGATTTGAAATATCGTATtgtatcaatattttgatatttgtCGATACGATATGATatatcgttcggtatatatatatatatatatatatatatatatatatatatatatatatatatatatatatatatattatatataatatttttataaaaggtgattCATGTATCGATCAGTTGACGGACTGATACGTACCGTCCGATACAAATGATATTATTTGAAACTGAATACCTTACCGTTAATATTTATGGATTTTATCCTAGATCTATATGAATGTCTTGTTGCCTGCTTGATGTTGATGTACTTTGGatctttaattttttgttttcttttgtttttctaagCATGGCTAATATATCTAGCAGGTTGGAGATAAGTAGCATTGGACGACTTAAAGTAACCCATTATGCATGAAAGTCAACTTGACTGAACTCATTGGTGGGGTTCGTCATTTGAGGATTGTTTGATATCTCAAAGTAGTCAAAATGGTGAAGTTCACGGCAGAAGAGCTCCGTGGTAATCATGGACATGAGACATGTCTGTCATTGCACAAGTGGATCATGGTAAGAAATTTTGAATCGTTTGCATAGTTTAAATTGTTATGATAAATTTGGAAACCTATAACTATCTGCATGGTTTTTGTGCCCAAAAAAAGTTGCAGACTGCATTTGCCAGCATCTTTGCCGCTGGGTTGGCAGATGAATATGTAATGAAGATTTGTTGAGATTGATCTTTTAATTGATTTTTTTGCCATCTTATTTGTTATTGTTTATGGTTCACCTTTGTGCCTCCTAGTGTTGGTATTTTACATTTATTGAAGTATTTTAACATCTTAACTGTTTGAGTTGTTATAGAAACCTACATTTTAGCATAAACTTGTATCGATTTTGAATAACCATATAAGCTATAGAATGATGTGATTTTGGGATTCCATATATGAAGTAGCTTAATACAAATTTATGTTGTCTCTGAACATCGACATATGTTCATGGTATATGCAGGTAAGTAGTCTACTCTCACTGATTGTCTGGTTGCTGCTGCTGGAATCATTGCACAAGAAGTTGCTGGGGGTGTCAGGATGACTGATTACCCGCCAGGATGAGGCTGAACGTGGTATGACAATCAAATCTACTGGGATCTCTCTTTTCTATGAGATGACTGAGGAGTCCCCGAAAAATTACAAGGGTGAGAGAAGTGGAAATGAATGTCTCATTAACCTCGTTGATTCGCCCTGGGCATGTTTGACTTCTCTTCTCCGAATTACTGATGGTGCGTTAGTCGTCGTAGACTGTGTCGAGGGCGTTTGTGTCCAGACCGAAACTGTTGTTAGACAAGCTCTGGGAGAAAGAATTAGACCTGTATTGACTAGATGGATAGGTGCTTTTTGGAGCTTCAGGTTGAAGGGGAGGAAACCTATCAGACCTTCCAACGTGTTATTGAGAAGGCTAATGTTATTATGGCTACCTACGAAGATACTCTTCTTGGTGATGTACAAGTATATATCCAGAGAACCTGTATGAGGGTCCTCTTGATATTATATATGCCAATGCTATCGGAAATTGTGATCCGGAGGGCCCTCTTATGCTACATGTGTCTAAGATGATTCCTGCTTCGGATAAGGAGGGCAGGTTCTTTGCATTTGGTAGAGTGTTCTCTGGCAAGGTCGCCCCACTGGCATGAAGGTTCGTCTCATGGGGCCATAGTACTTACTATGTATGTACCAGGTCGGAAGAAAGACTTGGTATGTGAAGAGTGTCCGAAGAACTGTCATCTGGATGGGTAAAAAACAGGAGTCTGTGGAGGATGTGCCATGTGGAAACACAGTGGCGATGGTTGGTTTAGATCAATTTATTACCAAGAAGAATGCCACCCTGACAAATGAGTAGGAAGTTGATGCGCATCCCATTAGGGCCATGAAATTATGTGTCTCCCCTGTTGTACGTGTTGCTGTTCGATGCAAAGTTGCATCGGACCTTCCCAAACTTGTGGAAGGGTTAAAACGCCTTGCCAAATCTGATCCCATGGTGGTGTGTACGATAGAGGAGTCCGGTGAGCAAGCACATCGTTGCTGGAGCTGGGGAGCTTCACCTTGAGATATGCTTGAAAGATTTGCAAGAGGATTTTATGGGAGGGGCAGAAATTGTGGTGTCTGACCCAGTTGTTGTGTCCTTCCGAGAAACTGTGCTTGAGAAATCATGTCGGACGGTGATGAGCAGCAAAGTCACCGAACAAGCACAACCGTCTTTACATGGAGGCACGGCCCATGGAGGAGGGACTCGCTGAGGCAATTGATGAAGGGCGTTATCGGTCCAAGAGATGATCCAAAAGCACGTTCTAAGATCCTGTCAGAGGAGTTTGGTTGGGATAAGGATCTCGCGAAGAAGATTTGGTGCTTTGGTCCTGAGACCACAGGTCCTAACATGGTTGTTGTCGATATGTGTAAGGGAGTTCAGTACCTTAATGAAATCAAGGACTCTGTTGTTGCTGGTTTCCAGTGGGCATCGAAGGAAGGAGCAGTGGCGGAGGAAAACATGCGTGGGATGTGTTTCGAGGTATGTGATGTTGTTCTGCACGCTGATGCTATCCATAGAGGTGGTGGTGGGCAGGTCATCATCCAGACTGCGACAAAGTGTCATCTATGCGGCCCAGTTGACAGCCAAACCAAGGCTTTTGGAGCCTGTGTACCTGGTGGAAATCCAGGCTCCCGAGGAAGCCCTTGGAGGTATTTATGGTGTTCTTAACCAGAAGCGAGGTCACGTCTTTGAAGAGCTTCGGAGGCCAGGCACTCCACTCGGCAACATCAAGGCTTACCTACCGGTCATCGAGTTTTTTGGATTCTCGACTGCTTTGCGAGCAGCCACATCGGGCCAGGCATTCCCCCAATGTGTGTTTGACCACTGGGACATGATGTCTTCCGACCCACTGGAGCCCGGCTCACAGGCGGGGCAGCTGGTGAGCGACAACCGCAAGATTGTATTATCTAAATTGTGTTTTAGGTTGATGCTTTAGACATGTTATTAGATTTTCTTTGAACTGGTTGGTAGATACATCAATTGAAACTAGTCCAACTGAGATGCTGAGCGAATGCTTTTAGATGGAAATCTTGATGAATGAACAAATGATGGAGAAATGGTAATAGCCTGCCTGCTTGTAGATGGGCTGCAACATCGTAGATTTCCTTTGTTGCACTGGTCTTTTTGAGTCAGGCTGATGTAAAaaccttctttttgttcttcacacTCCAATTAGCCTAAGATTATGGATGCAATGTGCTACATAGGCAATCTTACATTCAGGGAACATAGAATATAACATGTCCGTCATCACTACCTGGCGACAAGTCCTGGGTGGGCCGCCATTTTGGTGAGTTATTCATCGCCTTAGAATAGACCCTTCCCATACTCTTGATCGACGTTTTTGTAAAACGCTTCTTTGAGTCTTTATATAGGTCGAATCTTTTCTTGAAACCCTTTCGACTTGGCTATCTACAACTTCACTAAACAATCCATCTTTCCAACTTATTTAGTAATTTGTCTCATAACAAAGGCATGGGTCAACTCATACATCAAATTTTTTATCCATGTTGAGTTAATCAAtccctctttttttctcttttttttttttttgaattgaggTTGCTAACCAGGCTTGTTTAAACTTTTGACTTGAAACTTTCTAAGTGAGGAGGAGACCAAAGTTAGGTGCATCAAACAGTGTTTTCTGGGCTCCTTGACTTGAAAACCTAACTCATGACTAAAAGTCGATGTTTCCTTCAAACCATGTGTCGGGAGCATGTACCGAACCAGATCCATTCAATACTCAATCAATTTTcttatataaatataaagtatATAATCGAGTGATTAGAATCTACATCATACCTACAAATGTCTCTCTTTATACTATTAGTCTtatttatatatgaatttttaaaaaataaaaaaaaattctaacttTTGGTTTTTCTTGCATAGCATCGAAAAAGCatctttttttcaaaaataattattttgcccCTTTCGGTCATCATCCTTCGTCGCGCCTCCACCCTGTACTTAGTAATCCCACTCGTTAGGCCTCGTTCTCCCATCCACTAATCTCTTACCCATCCATGTCTTGACTAGTAGGCAACATCAATTGCCCCCCTCCCCTCCCTTAGCTAACTGTGCCTCCACGCACATGTTGGCAAGCAATATCCCCACGCCCCGCCCCCTTTCTCACTTAACAATGTCACTTGCCTCCTCCCTTGCCCGCATCACCTATGTTTTAACATGCAAAATATCCCTACCGActacctcctctcctcttctagTCGTATACGCTTTCACACATGGGCTGGAAACCCCGACCACCCCCTCTCTTCCCCTAGGAGCCTATACTTCAATATAAGTATTGTGACCAACCACGATGAGGGCCAACAGGAGGGCAAAGACCGACGAGCTAAACATGGGTGGAGGCACGACTAAGGCTACGATTGTGATAGAAAATTTTCAAAGTTACAGAGGCAAACATGATCTTTTAATATAGCTCTAAGTGATATAAATTCACCGTAAGAAATATATTCTAACTTGATTCCGAAAATCACTCCATTATGATATAATGATTCAAATGATCGATCTATTAGGATATAATGCTGACGTGATAGGTATCATTGGCTTACTTTATTTGGGGCTTGAGACATTCAGAATATGATTCACAAGTTAGGctttgattaataaataatgtaatGTTCCTCAttttatgtatacatgtataagtCCATTAGTAATTTTATCTTacatataatatttaaattttaaaacttATACTTATCATTTAttacttctatatatatatatatatatatatatatatatatatatatatatatagtctctctCCCTTGATTTCTTCCCTCTCAGCAGTACAAATATGCACTTGTCCTGTCTACAAATGCTATATGCCTTTTGACATTACCGGGAGGAGTTGGAACTGGAATCCAAGACCATGAGAGTCCGCTTCAACCTCATGAAACGGGAATGAATACCTGAAGCCGTGTCTACAGATGCTCTCGGGTATGATGATGTTCTCGAGATATGTTCATCTTATAATAGCCTGTTTCATTTATATTGTGTGCATAATTTGTGGTTTAGCATGACTTGTGTGCCTTTAAAGTGTAGAAAATAACATGCATTTGGTGTttcagcatcaaaattaacatgccTTTTGACAACCAACAACATCAGAAATGCTGCTGCTTACATCATCTTCTGAAATATGTTCACAATTAATCACATCTTAACATTTCTCTGCAGGATGGGTGTCATTTTTCCTGGGGGGATACGACATGGTGCAACCACGTCTCACTCTCCGCGTAATCTTGTGCGAGGAGGGGACAGGAAAGGCTAGCTCAAGAGGAGACGACGGGGTAGGCAAACCGGGCACCACGAGTCTCTGCCGGACCGCATCACACTGCAGCTATAACGAGGCAAAGACTGCAACTGCAATGCCCACAGAGTTACCGAACAACACCCACTACTTGCTCTTTTCACAGGTGACAGCGACCATGCAGACTCATGAAGCAGGAAGAAGACGATGATGgagcccagagagagagagagagagaccatgcAGACTCATGAACCAGGCTATAATCCACTGCCCATCTGCACTCACCTGGTGCAGCCAAAACTCATTTGCGATCTTCAAGTTGGACCAGCAGATCAGTGCAGGGAAGCTGCAGTCGGTAGCGGACACATTCTCTGTATCTTTCTTTATGTGCATGTACCGTTTTGTGAGGAAAGCAGAAACCCATATACCTCTGAGCTTTCACCTTCCTGTGGGAAATCGCACAGTGTCTTCTTCCCAGCCTACCCGACCTTGAAACTGAGCTTTGATGAGTTCTGGGACATTGCAAACAACATATAGCACGAGTCTAATCGCTGCTGTGGCTTACACACTAGTATGGGCTGAAAGGAACTTTACAGTTCAATCATGATGCAAAAACAATAGATAGAGCCTTACTTTGGTTGCTAGGCTTTACTCAACAAATCACAAGCAGCAAGCAATAAATAGTAATTGCATCAGGGCACTACCACTCTGATGTTGCAATACCAAGTTCATCATCAACTATGCCAATACTTTCCAAACCATGTGTGTGTAATCAAGGAAATGGATTATTGATAAGATATAAGAAACCAAGAAGAGCATACATTCAATAATTCAAGTCATCGACTGGCATTTGATCAAGAAAAGGAAGGGGGATAAAAAATCAACAACTTCAGATGGACTCGATATTCCTGCTCCTTCACCAGATTATTACCCTATGGTCATTTTCCAAAACCGTTTAGTAGAGAAGTTTTACGTTTCCATTTGTAGGGGGGAAATGAGCTGCATGTGGTAATCGATGAACTACAGGCCCTGATCAATGAGGTAATCACCCAACCTCTCCACGACCATGTTGCACTGTCCTGGAGTCATTGGCTCGTCGTAGATGCCAAAAATCAATGCTTGGTTTGTCTTCTTCACAGTGATGCCTCCAGATCCCTGCCGCcggaaaagaaaattaattgcTTTACAAGTTAATACCTCAATGTAACTCTGATCTGAAGGCTTCTTAAGATAACAAGTGTTGTAGCACAGGGAAAACTATCGGGCAGGCCTATGTTTGTGCTATGATATATAAGTATGACAATGGAAATTCCACCATAGCAAGCTTTGCACTCTTTTCAGTTTACCAAAGTAAAGCAGTCCAAGGAAATAGAAGATGAATTCTATTAAACGTAGTCATGAAAATTTTCTCACCTCACAGAAACTACATTTTGATAATAATCGTTCGACAAGGCACTTCCACACCTCCAAAAGTTGTCATGGAAGAACTAGCTACCATGGATATACATACGACAAACTTTTTAACCGTAAGATTCAGAGTACAGGATTTATAAGAAATGAAACAAATTCTCCATCCCTAAACTGTGAACTCCTGAAGTATCATCAGTAACAGTGAACATTGATGGAAGTGGCAGCCGCAGGATATATGGCTAGTGGAAAGCAGTAGCATAAGGGTAAAGACAAGAAATTAAAAGGACCAAAATGTCAAGCCAATGATTTCAGCTCAACTCAATATATAGTGCTGAGATCAAGAGCAGACATCAAAGTAAATTTTCTAGATATTACAAGTTTATGCCGTTGGAACAAACTCAAGATGTGACAAAAACCGAACTCTCAACACTAAACAACATGGAATTGATCCGTCAAAGAAGGCATCTCATGAAAAAAAGTGCAAATAAAACATAAACTCGGTCATCATAGGATGCTATTACCACCAATTATCATAATAAAGAAAATTCATCTCTTGTCATATGTCTCACATTAACAAAATTCTAATAGCCTCCTCATGCACAAACGATAATGCAGATGAATTTAATTAATTCAAGCCTGTCAACATGAAGAAAAATTGCAATACTTCGTATTTAAATATCTTATGTGCAACTACGAGGCCACCGAGAATATTCGAATCCACTACAAGCAAACAATCCAACACATATGATAAATTTGTAGAGATTATCATCATCCTAAATCCTAAAGGAAGCTAGGAAAGTTTGCAGCATGAGCTACAAGATATCAAAAATATTCAGAAATAGCATGATCACCTTCTTTCCACGGATGACAGCTCCAGGCTCTCCTTGAATGACCATGTACTTTGTCGATCCAAGAAATAAGCCAATGGGGGCAAGTGTTCCAGGTtcattgaaatcatttatgatatTGGTGATCTCCTCAGGCTTAAACTGACCGACGGCAGTAAATAGAAGCATCACTTTATAGAATGGAAGAATAACAACGTGCAAAGGAGAGCAATTCAAGCATTCATATGGCATTATGTTAGCAGACAAATCTTGTCCGTGGAGTTATTAGTCGCCTGCTTTGGTTGGATCACCAGATGAAATCAATCAGGAATCATGGataaaatattagaaatattttACCACATGTTAATAAGCATGGATCTGATGAACTTCCATAATTCTACGAATAAGCAACAAATATTTTACAAAACCGGTAACCATTGGATTCTAATGCTGGCATACTGATAATAGAAGATCCAATAACTGGGGTTGTGAGCATAAACATGAATCTAGATTCTAACTCTGGCATGGTGGGCAGAACTGATTGAAAGAAGAAGACCAAATGCACAAAAtcagattttcaaaattatgaaagaAATTCCTGGAAAAGAAAAATTGTCATTCAAGATCGTACCAATTACTACTATCCTCCTTAATTTCAACATTTAGAATTAACAAATGTGACCAAACATCGATCTTTCAGCATTGCCAACATAGATAATATTGTATATTAACAAGATTTATTCTTTCCAACAAGTCGGCATGCTGCGCTATTTCATGCAAGTAAATTTCTTGGAGATTCATAGTATCACATCTGATTAGATCAAGTCAGAAAATCATACTTATCCACATCCCATCTTCAGAACTTGAATCACTCGTCAACAACATAGCAAGCCGAGACATCATATTATAGCAGATGACTCAAACACCCAACAAGATCAGATCAATGCTTCATGAAATGGCTTGATCGGGATCGAGATAAACCTGGGGAAAGGACGCGCTCTGCGCCCAGACGCTGCCGTCCTGGCCGACGATCGCCGAGGCGGTGAGGTGGCGGCCCTCGATCTCGCACATCAGGTGGTCATCGACGTATGTTTGCCACGACATCGcgtctctcgctctcgctctctctctctctctctctctccttcgtcTTATTCTTTGGCTTGCGCTCATTCGTGGGCTCGCCCGCGCTTTAAATTTAGTGCGGGGTGGGAAGGCGAGGGAAGAGCGGATCTCAAGTGCTCGCTCCACCGCCCATTCAACCCGATTGAAGACGTGCCCTTCCTTCATGTCCGGCTTTCGCGATTGCCGCGATCTCTCCCTCCTCGGGGCGTAATTTTTCGCCCCCAAGATTTATGTGTAATTACCGAACAGGACCCGACGAACGTCGAAAGGGCAAGTCTGACGGTCGTGATCGGATGTCCGACGCTTGGGACCCACGAGATAGACGGTGGAGAAGGGAGGAACGCCTGGGGTCAATTTCTTCCTCCACAGGCGCACTTTTTTTGCCCACGGATTTAGCCCGAATTACCTAATTGAATACGCGTGTCCTTTAACGGTCCTGATCGGGTATCGAGCGTTCAGGGCCCACAAGATCGACGGCGGAGAACGCACGTCTAGTGACGCGATAAACTCTTTCGGCTTCGAATTGCAAGCAACCGTCGCTCCTCGTGTGGGTGCCGACCTCTCGTTCTTGGTTGAAATTTAAGATCGCAAATGGTGACGTAATTTCTATGATCTTCTAATTCTATCTTTCTTTACAAAGTTATAATTACATTTTTTTAGTTTAGCTAAAAAAGGGACAGATGTAAAAttacaaagaaaatattatctaacaattttttaaaaaaattaagttttttttttaatttcatatattttaatttgataaaattatatatatatatatatatatatatatatatatatatatatatatataatcttcacTTGTGTGTGTTTGATATATTTGTCTtgagttttttttatatataaaggtAAGTGATGAAGTTGAGATTTAAATTCATACATTTTtaataaagaaatattaaaatttttattaactaAACTAATTAATACCTCTCATTTATCATTTATCTCGAATTACTTTGTTATGGATGGAGAAGGGTTGACCCGCCAGCAGGCCATCTCCGGGTGTCTGATCAATTAGGTTGGGTCGGAACGAGATCATCCAAACTGGTCAAGTCTTGCAGTTGTGACTTGGTAAGGTCAAATCATGCTTACGACAAGATCAGGCTCAGTCAGAGGCACCAGTAGATGAGCCATTTTTCCTGCCTTGCCTTCGTCAGATGAAGCACAAAGTTTGCAAGACTTCACGTCTTTGACttctatataataataataagtcatGCTTTATGGAGAGTAAACATTGatgcaatttttctttttttttctacaaactataaaattaagattttttaaaaaaataaatagataatgaAGATGAAAATTCGAAACCTtggattttaaataaatataatatgataCAGTCAATAGAAAaaactaaattattattattaagtgaTAGAAGATAAAATTCGAACTCAGGACTTAAGTAAGTCTAACACCTTGAAATTGTATGTTTTCTGCATCCAATTGTGACTGCTTGTACTAGATttaatcaaatattattttcttcctctaaggagaaagaaagagatacaaaaaaataaaaggattgaACATGAGGTAATAGAGACATCATTAATGTGGGAATTCATGTGAATAAATGCACTAAAAGGTGGCCGCTCGGGGATAAATCATATAAAACATTTAACTAGTTTAGGTACAACAGGACCAGCTATTGCAATCGTTACTAGTTAATGTCCAATGCCGACCAAACATGGTTCAACATCAGATTGTATTGACTGCTATTATAGTATTGGAGTATGATCACAAATTAGAGACAAGAGGGACATGGATCGGGGCGGCCCAATCCTTGGCATCCATCATCTATGCCTTCATCCTTGTAGGCTAAGGATGGAAtccacatatatattatatattatatgtacaCAGCATTTAGCCATTTATTCCGCACCAAAGGGATCAACCTCCCACCACCCATGCCATGTGCCATGGTTTTCAACTAGGAGATCCCGCTGGGGCTCCCCCTCGCCTGCTTGGGACCTCCTCCATGCAATCCTGAGCATCCATCCACAGTGGACACCAAGTTATGATTGGGTGGGTAACCCTGACAGATGCTTGAGACCTGGATAGATGCTTGAGACCTGGATAGATGGTGGTGAGAAGTAAGAATTGATGAATTCGAAAGAAATGTGACATGTGTAAAGCATATATTGGTCCTTTCCTAATAGTTTAGTTTTTAAGACAAATATTTAAGACGACATTAAAACAGATCATGAATTCAAATCCTATATCGACACTTGTGTTTAGTTCATGTTAATCATATTAGATGTTATTAGAGAGAGGTCAAAAGTAAGTTTGACATTAGtacatacttttttctttttatcggatttataaaattaaaaatagttcATGTAATAAACAAGAATCAGGGAAGGAAAAACTTTTTTTAGGCTTAATTCCACAGGTTTGATAAATCTTGTTGATAGCCAGACTAAACCTAGCcgggaggaagaaaagaaaaaggttgaGGCTGCCCTGCCCTACTTTTGGTGACTAGAAAGCTCAAGGAGACAAGGGAATTTGTCTTCCACAGCTTACACTGCTATCTTTGTGGGACAAAAGTAATCTCCCAGCTGACCCACC
The window above is part of the Musa acuminata AAA Group cultivar baxijiao chromosome BXJ2-6, Cavendish_Baxijiao_AAA, whole genome shotgun sequence genome. Proteins encoded here:
- the LOC135613582 gene encoding profilin-1-like, translated to MKEGHVFNRVEWAVERALEIRSSLAFPPRTKFKARASPRMSASQRIRRRRERERERARARDAMSWQTYVDDHLMCEIEGRHLTASAIVGQDGSVWAQSASFPQFKPEEITNIINDFNEPGTLAPIGLFLGSTKYMVIQGEPGAVIRGKKGSGGITVKKTNQALIFGIYDEPMTPGQCNMVVERLGDYLIDQGL